In Eucalyptus grandis isolate ANBG69807.140 chromosome 4, ASM1654582v1, whole genome shotgun sequence, the following proteins share a genomic window:
- the LOC120292799 gene encoding putative adenylate cyclase regulatory protein has product MGKLEKLEELYIGETAIGKIPQCISSLKMLKVLDAAGCESLFELSDSISHLVNLLTLDLRDCPKLCKLPESIGSLVKLQRLSFGPRDKRDWSQAYPKLNQPYEGICELPKSIGDLKNLKFLQICCCIELSNLPSTISKLGNLEELDASHCESLGGKIHIDGLSSLKILQLSSTGVSGFHGTFNKVSCLEELKLGDCQMLQSLPELPTSLTVLKVSGQHSTFPQLSHLIHLKKLTVKDCPLLKSMPELPSRLLKLSVSNCGELKELPSLSRLELLSKLYLNLCKELTEIRGVEGLKSLATLIVPECSKLSNLDGLEHLESLRLLHIWTSGPILKDDQVRGFEKLKNLESLVIVGCESLVRVDVSQLTHLEWLDFCGCCNLLEIKGLERLKNLTTLNLVGCPSIDTLPDLSCFHNLEFVFVDNRSNIPDFRGVRRAKYLGNGRYSR; this is encoded by the coding sequence ATGGGAAAGTTAGAAAAACTGGAGGAACTTTACATAGGCGAGACTGCTATAGGGAAAATTCCTCAATGTATAAGTTCTTTGAAGATGCTGAAAGTGCTTGATGCCGCTGGTTGCGAATCATTATTTGAACTTTCCGATTCAATTAGCCATCTAGTAAATTTGTTGACCCTTGACTTGAGAGATTGCCCTAAGCTATGTAAACTTCCCGAGAGTATTGGATCCCTTGTGAAATTGCAGCGCTTGTCATTTGGACCTCGAGATAAACGTGATTGGTCGCAAGCGTATCCAAAATTGAACCAGCCATATGAAGGCATTTGTGAATTACCCAAATCCATTGGggatttgaaaaatttgaaatttttgcaaatttgttGTTGTATTGAATTGAGTAATTTACCTAGTACTATTAGCAAGTTGGGCAaccttgaagaattagatgcctCACATTGCGAGAGTTTGGGAGGGAAAATTCatatagatgggttgtcttcactgaAGATCCTTCAATTAAGTTCCACAGGTGTTTCTGGCTTCCATGGCACATTCAATAAGGTTTCTTGTCTTGAGGAACTTAAATTAGGTGACTGCCAGATGCTTCAATCGTTGCCGGAGCTTCCTACCTCTTTAACAGTTTTGAAAGTTAGCGGTCAACATAGCACATTTCCTCAACTTTCTCATTTAATCCACCTGAAAAAGCTCACCGTCAAGGATTGCCCATTGTTGAAATCCATGCCAGAGCTTCCTTCAAGATTATTGAAACTTTCTGTCAGCAATTGTGGTGAGTTGAAAGAGTTACCGAGTTTGTCAAGATTGgaattattgtcaaaattatatCTTAACTTGTGCAAAGAGCTGACAGAGATTAGGGGTGTAGAGGGATTAAAATCCTTAGCAACACTTATTGTTCCTGAATGCTCAAAGTTGTCCAACCTTGATGGCCTTGAACATCTAGAATCTTTGAGATTGTTGCATATATGGACAAGTGGTCCAATATTGAAAGATGATCAAGTTCGaggttttgaaaaattgaaaaacttggaAAGTCTAGTTATAGTGGGGTGTGAGTCCCTTGTAAGAGTGGACGTTTCGCAATTAACACATTTAGAGTGGTTAGATTTTTGTGGATGCTGTAATCTACTCGAAATTAAAGGCCTTGAGAGATTGAAAAACTTGACAACGTTAAATCTCGTGGGGTGCCCATCTATTGATACATTACCAGACCTCTCGTGCTTCCATAACCTGGAATTTGTGTTTGTTGACAACCGCTCGAACATCCCTGATTTTCGGGGAGTGAGGAGAGCCAAATATTTGGGCAACGGACGGTATTCGCGCTAG
- the LOC104442215 gene encoding TMV resistance protein N-like, with translation MWDACTFFPNMGIETLSFMLLIKIGDDGKVQMHDQLRDLGRDIVRQEDYNVPMNRSRLWVHEEALEVLERNKGIQKDSIHALCLEEDWRKGKLSVPRSESDGEFTTKRFETLPNLRFLAMGGAKLIGDSRNLLHNLRWLVWRRPTCAATSFSLEGLVIFDLSKSSILESWKCWSHLKMAKQLKVLDLRVAVV, from the exons ATGTGGGATGCCTGTACTTTTTTTCCGAATATGGGGATTGAAACATTGAGTTTTATGTTGCTAATAAAAATTGGAGATGATGGAAAGGTGCAAATGCATGACCAACTGAGAGACCTTGGTAGGGACATTGTTCGTCAAGAAGATTACAATGTGCCTATGAATCGAAGTAGGTTATGGGTGCATGAAGAAGCCTTGGAAGTACTTGAGAGAAATAAG GGAATTCAAAAAGATAGCATTCATGCCCTCTGTCTTGAGGAAGACTGGAGGAAGGGGAAACTTTCTGTTCCTCGGTCGGAATCGGATGGGGAATTCACAACTAAACGATTTGAGACACTACCGAACCTAAGGTTCCTTGCAATGGGTGGTGCAAAACTGATTGGAGATTCCAGAAACTTGCTTCATAATTTACGGTGGCTCGTGTGGAGACGTCCTACATGCGCGGCCACCAGTTTTTCTTTGGAGGGATTAGTcatatttgatttatcaaaAAGTAGCATTTTAGAGTCATGGAAATGTTGGAGCCATCTTAAG ATGGCAAAGCAGTTGAAAGTTCTAGATCTTAGAGTTGCGGTCGTTTAG
- the LOC104431956 gene encoding disease resistance protein RPV1-like: MKRDRLAHDSVQSNEKSARQKSDDVSASSSSAASTGSDNYDVFLSFSGQDTRKTFADHLYNDLFDASIRVFRDNNELREGEKIGTNLLQAIKNSKISIPILSQNYASSKWCLQELVEMTSASKAGTLFCPYFIMLNRPCAKPNRELWRAFSCLSRKYPEDVEKWKVALQEVASLKGWESEKTADGKVLSELKKAFQLDVTEHLVGIDNAVESILRLLDDNPSAIQIVGIYEMEGIGKTTLAKVVHNKLSDQFQHHSFIADIRESSRRDGIFNLQSQLIRDLKEKDQASTKDEGISLLGSRFKRKKVLILLDDVDDIEQIRALIGKYDWFEMGSRIIITTRSRSVLDDVGVN; this comes from the exons ATGAAACGTGATCGGCTCGCACACGATTCTGTCCAAAGCAACGAGAAGAGCGCCCGTCAAAAATCTGATGACGTCAGTGCGTCTAGCTCCTCCGCCGCTTCAACGGGGAGTGACAACTAcgatgtgttcttgagctttagtGGTCAGGATACTCGCAAAACCTTTGCGGATCACCTTTACAATGACCTCTTCGATGCCAGCATCCGCGTGTTCAGAGACAACAATGAGCTTCGCGAAGGTGAGAAGATCGGCACCAACCTTCTCCAGGCCATTAAGAATAGTAAAATCTCCATCCCGATTCTCTCTCAGAACTATGCTTcgagcaaatggtgccttcaaGAGCTCGTTGAGATGACGAGTGCATCAAAAGCGGGCACGTTGTTTTGCCCATATTTTATCATGTTGAACCGACCGTGTGCGAAACCAAACAGGGAGCTTTGGAGAGCTTTCTCCTGTTTAAGTAGGAAGTATCCGGAAGATGTTGAGAAATGGAAAGTAGCACTTCAAGAAGTGGCTTCCCTTAAGGGATGGGAATCGGAGAAAACTGCTGACGG AAAAGTTTTGAGTGAGTTAAAGAAGGCCTTTCAGCTAGATGTGACTGAACATCTTGTCGGAATCGATAATGCTGTGGAGAGTATTTTAAGATTGCTAGATGATAACCCTAGTGCTATCCAAATTGTTGGTATTTATGAAATGGAGGGCATCGGTAAGACAACTTTAGCCAAGGTCGTCCACAATAAGCTCTCCGACCAATTTCAGCATCATAGTTTTATTGCAGATATTCGGGAATCCTCGCGACGCGATGgcatttttaatttgcaaagtCAATTAATACGTGATCTGAAAGAGAAAGACCAAGCGTCTACTAAGGATGAAGGAATCAGCCTCTTGGGATCTAGATTTAAACGTAAGAAAGTCCTAATTCTTCTAGATGATGTGGATGATATCGAACAGATCAGAGCTTTGATTGGGAAATATGACTGGTTTGAGATGGGAAGTAGGATAATAATCACCACGAGAAGCAGGTCTGTTCTTGATGATGTTGGGGTCAACTGA